The following are encoded in a window of Cyprinus carpio isolate SPL01 chromosome B18, ASM1834038v1, whole genome shotgun sequence genomic DNA:
- the LOC109069361 gene encoding hemagglutinin/amebocyte aggregation factor-like, with protein sequence MKTVALFLILTGLLGRAQGWDNNYDEPLNFNCPAGQSISSITSENSNYHEDRRWEFGCQATFGQSAECYWTNYINDFDQVLLFECPAEHVIAGISSYHNNYYEDRRWRFHCCRSPCVTTNCNWSSYVNSFDEYFTWTVPSRNVLVGAQSYHQNYEEDRRWKYKVCVQYRC encoded by the exons ATGAAGACAGTTGCTCTGTTTCTGATTCTGACCGGACTTTTGGGCCGTGCACAAG GCTGGGACAACAACTATGACGAGCCTCTAAACTTCAACTGTCCTGCAGGCCAGTCAATATCTTCCATTACGAG CGAAAACAGCAATTACCATGAAGACCGGCGTTGGGAATTTGGCTGCCAAGCCACCTTTGGCCAGAGCGCAGAATGTTACTGGACAAATTACATCAACGACTTCGACCAAGTGCTCCTCTTTGAGTGTCCAGCAGAACATGTGATAGCAGGAATTAGCAGCTATCACAACAACTACTATGAGGACAGACG CTGGAGGTTTCACTGCTGTAGAAGTCCGTGTGTTACTACAAACTGTAACTGGAGCTCGTATGTGAACTCTTTTGATGAGTACTTCACCTGGACTGTGCCTTCCAGGAACGTTCTGGTGGGAGCTCAAAGCTACCATCAAAATTATGAAGA AGATCGACGATGGAAGTACAAGGTCTGTGTCCAGTACAGATGTTGA